DNA sequence from the Excalfactoria chinensis isolate bCotChi1 chromosome 7, bCotChi1.hap2, whole genome shotgun sequence genome:
AAGTGATTCTTGTGAATTTGTGAATTATTGTCATAAAGACGTGCTTTTTCTTACTGTAACCTTTGTGGTATAAACTGTCATAACTCCCTTTTTACACAAACATTTATGTGCAGTCACAtaaacatgctttaaaaaactCTAAAAAGTCTCTTTTTTGAGCAGGATGTTCCCTTTACAGTGATTGAGAGGCAGAGCTAGATAGGAATATGGGAAAGGGCGCATTTTAAGCAGACAGTGGTGTCCTTGTGACGTGCTGTAAGTATTCCTGAGTTATTTCCCCAAACAGAATGTTCTTAAAATCTTAATTAATGTGGATTAATTAGAGGGCAAAAcctgaaaacaaagtttatcTTCCCCTCCTGGTACTTGTTTTTAAACTTCCTTTCTTGTATCTGTTACAGTGGTGCTTAGTTCTGATAACGTGTGAAagatctttctcctttctcagttTAAATATGCTGTCTTTCCCACTTTTAAGCATTCCTTCTAAGCCACATATTGCTGATTTTGAGAACAGAAAGGAAGGCAGCAAACATTGCAAAGATCGTAAGTCGATTACATAGTCTGCAAGGCTGGATCGAACCACCGGGACAAAAGCCAGAACAAATCCATCACTAATGCAGCGCAccaagggaaagaagaaaggtcGGTTCATTATGGGTGGGATTTTTGTGTCTTTCACAACTAAGCATTTTCACAATGTTGTTCCTATACAAAATCTACATCTCTGCAATGAGGGGAATCCCAGGCAGGTTAGTTTGTaagataaaaatgcagtttgtcTTGAACTTCACACTAAAGGAATCGGGTAACACAGGTCCCTTCGCAATCAGTACGTCATCCAGTAAACCTGATTCTTCTGGTGCTGAGGCACCTTGAAGCTCTTTGTCTGTAAGATACAGAGCTGAATTTTGTACTCTGTCTTCATATTAACAAAGCACCAGTTTTGCAATGACATTGCAGTTCATTCCCTTGCAGAATGGCACATTTCAGAGATGGCTGCAGAAAAATCACAGTATGTTCAAGTCTAGCCAGTCACTTCTTTGTGTCTTGGATCCTGGGTGAGTGGCTTTTTTTACTGTCAAGAGTCTGTTTATGCACTGCATCACTACTCTGGGACAACTGCACAACTCCTCCATCCAGTTGAGCTCACGTGATGTTGCAAACCAGGAGTGATGCAGTGGAACCACCCAAAAGAGAATCTCACTGAATTTTACAAGTATAGGATAAACACAGTGGCAGAAAGTGCCTGAGCAGAGTGTTCGCATAATTGCCATGCAGCTGCTGAACCATTAACGTGCATCATCTCATTCTAGATCAGAGGCTTGCCTGGGACCAATCAGACAGGACACCAGAGTTTGGTTTTGCCTCAGGCTTGCAGATGTCATTGTggagagctgctctcagtgcttaCCCAACAGGGCCATCGCTCCTGCCCTTCTGCCTTACACATCTGGTGTGATTCACTCCTGCGTCTAGAAGTAGCCAAGGCTGATCTTTTCTGCTGCATGCCTGCTCTCAGAAAGGCTGTAAAATTATCCATAGGACAACACACACTGGGAGCTGCTAAACAATTAGAAAGCAATGCAATTAGATTGatctgttttaaaatctcaAAACTTGCCATCAAAGCAAGACACGGAACAAAGATCCTTTTTTAAACATCATGAAGGTTGTTAAACTTTTATGTTTTAATCTGTGTTGTGTAACCAGGCTTTTTAAGCAGGTTCCTACTAcggcagcagtgcagctgcagtcTCTTGCaggggctgagcacagccaggtATCAGACCTTCCTCAGGGGCCAAGTCACGTGCACAGACAGGCACAAGCTGCAGCACTCTGCTTTctgccagctccagccccagggAAGCTAAAATACACAGTGACCACAGATGAGCTAAGAGAGAAGGAAGCACTaagggggaggaaaaggaagaggagtgGTGAGAACTGAAGTTCCATTCCAAACGTTACAGCCAGAAGCAGAATAGGGAGAGCACGTGATCTTCTTCCAGATGTTGCTCACCCAGTTGGTAGGACAGAAAAGGCAATGTCTGGCACATTACAGCTCATACCGTGTTCTGCTCTTCATTAAAGGTGCTGTCTTCCTTTCCTCAAGAGACTTCAACTCTAGTTTGATACTGCAAATTCCCAGTTAGTACTGTTTTAGTGACACCGTGTGGCTTCTAAGTATACCGTTGTAAGCAAGTGTATTACAAAGCATCCGCCCTCAAGTGGAGTTCAGAGCCAAGCAGAGAACTAAAGCTGAAAACAGACAACAGATTATCCAGTGGCAAAATGCAAGGCCTTTGGGCCTCATTGATGGGAGCTATAATGACATGTTATTTCCAGAATACAATCTGCATGTCACTTCTGGATCACACACCCTCAGCATCTTCTCATTAGGAAGTCTGATGGAAGCAGGTATGGCCTCTATGCTTTCAAGTTTGATACAACCACTAATTTCTAAGTCGGCTTGCTTTGAAATGTTAATCCCCCTTCTACCTTCCCAGCCCTGATTCTTTGTTTCCCTGCTCCTCTTCAGTTCAGTAGTGGTAGCAATAGAACAGATTTATAGCATCTGTCTTTGTTGGGTTTGCCCTTTGAATGGCTTCTTTTACCACAGTGTGAAGAATGTAGGTCTGATGAGTTAAAACATTTTGAACTGAAGTCTTAGTTAACAGTTCTTCTACTTTTCTAAAGTCGAAGAAGcgataaaagggaaaaatcccACTTAATCTAATTGCTGGTATAAGTTTTCCATGAAAATTATGTGggaaaaatcagattttcaaCAGCAAATCTTTTGATTACATTTTTGATGCGTGAAGATTTCTGCAACATGAATCAACTACAAAAATCATTAGATAAAAGTCTTACCCATTTCTTACTGGGGAATGAAGTGGAAAATCAATATGCAGCTGGTAGGTAGGAACCTTCCCTGCTGGTTCAGACTGAGTGGAAAACGAAGCCAATGAAATAACACAACCTCCATAGTTATATGCTTAGGAGAAAGTGTATTTAGTAGGAACAAGAGGAGGTTTGTAAAGGATCAGCAGTTTACTAACAAAGTATACAGTCAAAAGTCATCTTTGTGACTGTGCCTCTGTGCTTTGTAGATGTGAACATCCTTACTGTAATCATAGTGGACCTCACTTACAGAGAAACGGCCTTTCAGCATCTTCAAGAAGTTGTTATCCCGTTCATAGCGGATACGGCAGGACAGGAGAATCACAGTTTGCTCTGAGCAAAGGTGCTCCAATGTCTGAAGCAGCTCCGCAAAAGTTTCTTCGAGATAAATGATGTCTGCCCCCAGGACGAAGTCAAATGCTCCTGGAGAGAAGTTGCCCAGGTCTTTACCCCAAGTTAGTTCCTTCACCACAGCCCTTGGGTGTAGTTCAGAAGGTAAGTTAGCCCATACATTCGACTCCAGGAATTCCAGCGCTGGCTCCCTGTCCGTGATGGTTACACGAGCACCTAAGTGGTACAGGAATATATGTCTCAGATAAAGGTTTGATGTCCATAAATAGAGCGTCTGGAATACAAAGCTCCAAGGTAAGCAGTTCCATTAAACACTAATCATTGCTCAGATgcttgattaaaaacaaactaacaaaacaagcagaaagccCAGAATCTATACATGTCCCTTTCTTCATCAATCACTTAATAATACATTCCACATGAAAATTAAATCAGGTTAAACAAGTAGCTTTTCTGGAGCTTTATCTCAGTGCATGAGAGTAGTTACCTTCTGATAGGTGACAACAACGTTAAAAAGATTGTCACCAGTAACCTGCTCTGGTAACTCATTAGAAGAGAAGCAGTTAAAGAATTCAGCCAAAATTTCTGGCTGTGTGATTTCCTATGACCCCCTTTTGTcagactgctttgtttttattattttagcaGGCACTTTCcacctcagcacagccctgaat
Encoded proteins:
- the METTL21A gene encoding protein N-lysine methyltransferase METTL21A isoform X4, which encodes MGAGPFPSRLSCDPCMPVPMQGTRSTASTAFLLLESLLSASGEPGWLPGPPVTFSRLWSGIKERDWETDKGEAVVLSAYLEMGGIDLRDRSVIELGAGTGLLGIVATLLGARVTITDREPALEFLESNVWANLPSELHPRAVVKELTWGKDLGNFSPGAFDFVLGADIIYLEETFAELLQTLEHLCSEQTVILLSCRIRYERDNNFLKMLKGRFSVSEVHYDYSKDVHIYKAQRHSHKDDF
- the METTL21A gene encoding protein N-lysine methyltransferase METTL21A isoform X5, which gives rise to MALVPYEEGRVLQGLHSPAATYRFAGRTVRIRQDWERRGVAAVVWDAAVVLSAYLEMGGIDLRDRSVIELGAGTGLLGIVATLLGARVTITDREPALEFLESNVWANLPSELHPRAVVKELTWGKDLGNFSPGAFDFVLGADIIYLEETFAELLQTLEHLCSEQTVILLSCRIRYERDNNFLKMLKGRFSVSEVHYDYSKDVHIYKAQRHSHKDDF